The Astyanax mexicanus isolate ESR-SI-001 chromosome 21, AstMex3_surface, whole genome shotgun sequence genome contains the following window.
AACAACTGTGCTGACAGCCTCGCTGTGCTAACTCTACTGGGATAGTAATGTGGATAATGTGACAAAGGAACATAATGTGACAAAACAGATCCAAAGGAAATATTTTTCCCACAAAGCACAACAAAAAAGTCAGCAATGCCAAAGAGTTTTTGTAAACACAATGATCCATGAAGCACTCTTCCTTCCTAGACTCTAAAGACTCTCCTTTTTGTGAGTTTCCTTTGTGGATTCACATTTAAGAGTAGTAGGTATACTGCTTTTTTTAGTCTGAAGATCATCAAACAACAGCACTGGTAAAATTTAGACTATAAATATTAttctagaaaataaaataatctaatcAAATGAAACCTTCATACGTTCAAGATCTTTAGAACTCAACAAATGGTTATTTATACAGTGTTAGAGTGTCCAccatacaaaaaaattatatattggaATGACATTTTCGCTCAATCGCATTTGCCATTTGTATccataccccttgttttcaagtgtaacaaGCAGAAGTGGTGAAATTCTCACCCTTAGAATTGGGAGCACCCGAaacagatatagctatagcagtgaagcgctaaagttcagcaacctagctgcagcctctgccatctgatgccatcatttaaggtggaatgggaaagttaccAAGCTATTGAGATGAAAAACTAGATTTTTCttaagcttgttatgaagaaaatagccataaaacattgaaactacacattaaactatggtaatataatggttattgtcatttttaacaaggaaaatacttcaatttgtgggtttctttgttCCCTTGTGCCgctatcttgccagtgattcaCATAAACCtctgtttgaagggtcatgtagccctaacacctCCCCCTTTACTCCACCCAAATAAAAACGGACTTCCTACCCCTAGGTGTGAACACGCAAAACAGAGTTGTATAGCTAAGTGGTAGAGCCGATGAGGTGAATGTATTCAATTTCAATATGAAAAATGGAATACACTTATAatacatgtacaaaaaaaaagggTATTTACCTCCTTGTTCTCCACCACCTAAAAATAAAGAATGAgaaaacaaatacacacattagATACACaagatttttttaagtgtaaactTATTcactaaattaatttaaattaaattaaataaacggaACTAAGTTAAGTTCAGGCATTATGTTTCACTCTATAATTATTAGCACAATTTTCTGTGTTTGGCCTCACTTTTCCTTTTACAGTCTATGTGATCTAGCACTGCATGCTATTCAGggaatattaaatgttaaataattacCGCTGTTGTCGTAGTTAGAGTCACCGGCTCGTGCTGCagccacacacacccacacacacagggagagaggaaaaaaacaaacatattcaaTACTAGCGATGCAAAATTGCATGCACAAATTATATtgcaatttaaaataaattactgaaattCTAATTCACTGAAAACAGTGATTCCATCCATTTCAATGTAATAATCAAACACTGGGTACCACATGAGTTTAGTTGATTTCATtatctaattatatatatatatatatataatatatatatatatataatatatatatatattagatgtgtatatatatatatatatatatatatatatatatatatatatatatatatatatatatatatacacacacgctttttttgatgattatgaGTGTACAAACATGATCTGTACAGAGTTATATTTCATGTTTAATTTTCTTACAAAACATAAATAAGTTATGCAATCAACAAGAAAAAAATCGTCATATTTAACATCTTTTAAACAGACGTTTGAAATGTTTGCATACTGTATAACTTTAAATTTTATAATCTGCTTTGATACAGCGGGGTATATGCAGCAGCACATCTGAAGGAAAAAAGCATCAAGCTGCTCTTTTGAAGGCATTTGTTGCTTTGGCACATTTAAATAGGCTGGATTTGCCTGTGTGGTAAACTGAGACAGACTCCTCCCTGCCTGCAGGAAGGGTTACTGAAGTTCAGCCTGGCAGGGCGGCACCCGAAACGCTATTGGACGATTCACCATGTGGCACTCATTTACTGTGGTAAGCGTGGATTTCCATTATTTTGCTCTTTCCCTTCTTCCAGTTCTCCTAACCTCCTGTAGTACAGAGTGGCCACACATTTGGTTTTGATGATTGCCATAAACATCCAGTTATATTAGGTAACAGCACTTCTGCATTGTACAGTAAGTACTTTTACCCTCCACCATCATCATGTACTGCCTGATTAAGAAAATTCAATACTGATCTGCATTTATTCTGTACAGAAAGGCGGGTGCCTACCTCCCCCACGGCCTCCCTGACCAGGATCAGGCTTGTAGTCACCGTTACCAGCCACATCACCCAGGTCTGAATCATCAAATCCACCACCTACAATAATAAAAACACGTTAATCACGACTGCATTTCACAAATATCAATCTTAAATTATAAACACGataaacacaaatacattttGCACTTTGGAGATACATTTTTTAAGCATGGTAGCGATGATATGTAAAGAAGTGAAGTGTAAATGAAGCTGTATTAACTCGCAAAAAGCAGATTAcataaaatctttttaattacatattgtcgctgtcccaTGAAAAACAAGCTTctacatttttgtcgattttctgGTGCattcctgattagtgccagtttcatcataccgtgtttgatggtctttgcaactgcactcgaggatacttttttttttttttttaagttcatgaccttcatttttttttctttactttactaaagagtagttcttgccatattgTGGATTAAatcattattcaaatagagctattcactgtatacctgtaactctacctctgcacaactttacaactgatgctctcactgATGCTCTCGAACACATAAAGAGGCAAAATATTCAAGTAATTACCTCTTGACAAGGTCAGCACAGCCGTGTGTCCAAACTGGACACTTTGACTGCACGTTTTTCATTGGTCAGCGATGatatgtattttttgcactttaaggcgcacttaaaatcctttcactttctcaaaaatcatcagtgcgccttataatctttcAGGtaatcagtcaggttgtaaagagcagtaaagccactccgctgaagtacagcattataaatacGTTTcagctggagcagtgttagcattagtcgctaactgcgctaagcgctagctcttttggctGTTCAGaaatgagtatattggactgcagcCTGCTACTATCCCCTGTCCTTAGTGTTGTGTCAAGCAGCCTTTACTTaatagccgctaatgctaatgctgctgcttccAGTGCTTTTGTTTAAAactacagttctgtttacataGCTTAGCGTTACTTAAATTAGTTTTAAGTGGAAACATTGGCGACACCTTTGCTGCTTACTAGTGCcgtataatgcgccttataattcgctgcttatgtatgaaaatagaccagaaatgcGCCTTAGTCCTAAAAATAGAGCATAAACATAAAGCATATGGAACACACATATACAGCGGGTGAAATAAGTATTGAACACGTCACCAATTTTctcagtaaatatatttttagatgtgCTATTGACATGAAATTTTCACCagatgcatacctgtcaagttttagatttaaaaataagggatattttcctctgtccgcttaaagccgtcccatcagcccaacgaaggttcagtatctcttacattttaaggcaggtttacaaaaaatctaaaataaccacatgtgaaccacctacacactacaattagattatcagaatctgaaatgttgtggacattcctacatatgtcattcttttaatacagccaaattaaaaatccttttctagatataaaaaaaaagttaagatttcatgtcttttttgccataatgcactcttttatattatataattatttatttaatagatttaaaattgaacaaaaggtgcacaaattccgcaaaatgactgtaggtgacctaaaaatagcattatgagcttttactaaaaggacatggatcacATATAATCCATCAAAAAATTAatcctaagtggcctacacaattaatattttttaattaatacttctttcttttgatcactcctgatcagttcagttaatttcggtcctctccacattctagttaaactgagtcacaagctgtaatttttttattttaaaaggtttaatctgtgtgtttatttCGGTTTATTTTTAAGCCGCTataagaaaaatctcatcacagtttacatgattagcctaccgttacctttctttaagaaaaatcgctgtatatccagatatgttttaacatcagcagctccgacttgctgcctgaactcacagcgacggagggggcttccccacactgaccctccttagCAAGCTGACTggatgtttctcctgaaaggcgggactttctccttgaaccggctccacgattggttaagagacacagagcggtcagtgccctgtctcctcaataatatatatttttaaatcttattaattaattaatataaaacgggacatttacaggaaaatactaatacgggaggacggcgggaaagaggagtaaaatacggtagtttcccggccaaaacgggagacttgacaggtatgcagatGTCAGATGTCACCCAAGTAATCCATACATACAAAGAAATCAAACCATATATGTCCAGAAATTAAGTTATGTGGAGCAATGTGGAATGGCACAGGGAAAAAGTATTGAACACGTGAAGAAAGGGAGGTGTAAAAAGGCATGGAAAGCCAAGAGACCAGCTGAACTCCCTCAGTAATTAGAGAGCAATCCTGCCCCTTGTCCGTGCAAATTAATATCAGCTGGTTCAGTCCCAAATGATGGCCTGGTATCACACAAGAAACATCTCATGATGGGTAAAAGTAAAGAGCTCTCTCCAGACCTTCGCAACCTTATTGTTGCAAACCATAATGATGCATTTGGATACAGAAGGATTTCTAAACTTCTGAATGTTCCAGTGAGCACTGTTGGGGCCATAATCCGGAAGTGGAAAGAACATCATTTCACCATAAACCGACCTTGACCAGGTGCTCCTCGCAAGATTTCTGACAGAGGAGTGAAAAGAATTATCAGAAGAGTTGTCGAAGAGCCAAGGACCACTTGTGGAAAGCTTCAGAAAGACCTGGAATTAGCAGGTACAATTGTTTCAAAGAAAACAATAAGTAATGCACTCAACAGCCATGGCCTGTATGCACGCTCACCACGCCAGACTCCATTGCTGAAGAAAAAACATGTTGAAGCTTGTTTAAAGTTTGCTGCACAACATTTAGACAAGCCTGTGAAATACTGGGAGAATATAATCtgttcagatgagaccaaaatttaaCTCTTTGGATGCCATAATACACATCATGTTTGGAGGTCAAATGGCACTGCACATCACCCCAAAAACACCATACTAACAGTGAAGTTTGGAGGTGGGAACATCATGGCGTGGGGCTGTTTTTCAGCATGTGGTACTGGcaaacttcaaataattgaagAAAGGATGAATGGAAAAATGTACAGAGACATTCTTGATAAAAATCTGCTGCCATCTACCAGGATGATGAAGATGAAACGTGGGTGGacatttcagcaagacaatgacccgaaacacaCAGCCAAGGAAACCCTCAATTGGTttcagagaaagaaaataaagctgctagaatggcccagtcaatcACCTGACTTGAATCCAATAGACAATCTATGGAAAGAACTAAAGATCAGAGTTCATAGAAGAGGCCCACGAAACCTTCAAGATTTGAAGACTGTTTGTGTGGAAGAATGGGCCAAAATCACACCTGAGCAATGCATGCGACTAGTTTCTCCATACAGGAGGCGTATTGAAGCTGTCATTGCCAACAAAGGCTtttgtacaaagtattaaatcAATTTCAGTAAGTGTGTTCAATACTTTTTCCCTGTGCCATtccacattattaaaaaaaacttaatttctgGACATCTATGGTTTGATTtctttgtatgtatgtattactTGGGTTGTTACCAAGATCTGTTGAACATCTTATGTCAACAGCACCTCTAGAAATATATTTACTTAGAAAAATGGAGACGTGTTCAATACTTATTTTACCCGCtgtattatatacacatatacagtcagtccaagaagtatttgatcccttgctgattttcttcgttggcccactaataaagacatgatcattctatacgtttaatggtagatgtattcttacatggagagacagaatattaaaaagaaaatccagaaaataaatctaaggaatatatattaattgatttgtatttcatggagtgaaataagtatttgatcccttagtattcattagcagttctggcttttacagaccagttagacactcccaatcaacttgttacctgacctgaagccacctgttctcactaatcacttgtgtgaaaaacacctgtccacagaatcagacagatcacacagatttcaagtctccatcatgggtaaaaccaaagagctgtcacaggacctcagagtcagaattgttgaccttcacaaagctggaatgggctacaaaaagattagtaaggtgttggatgtgaaagtaacaactattggtgcaattatcagaaagtttaaagagtataacatgacaatcaacagacctcggcccggtgctccaaagaagatttcgcctcgtggggtggcaatgatgctgagaacggtcagaaatcgtcctgcaaccactcggcaggagttagcaaatgacctgaaggcagctgggaccacagtttgcaaggaaacaattggcaacactttgcgcaacaatggattcacatcctgcagtgcccgaaaggtacccctgctgaagagagcacatgtggaggcgcgcctcaagtatgccaatgatcatttgaaagatgaaccaagttattgggagaaagttttgaactttttggcctcaactccacccgccatgtgtggaggaagaaaaatgctgcctatgacgccaagaacactgtgcccaccgtcaagcatggaggtggaagcataatgttttgggggtgtttctctgccaagggtacagggctacttcaccgcatcactgggaagatggatggagccatgtaccgcacaatcctgagggacaacctcctcccctctgccagggatctgaaaatgggccgtggttgggtcttccaacatgataacgaccctaaacatacagcaaaggcaacaaaggattggctcaagaaaaatcacattaaggtcatggagtggcccagccagtcgccagacctcaatccgatcgaaaatctatggagggagctgaaggtcagagttgccaagcgacagcccaccaaccttcatgatttagagaggatctgcaaagaagagtgggccaaaattccccctggtgtgtgtgctaaacttgtggttaactacaacaaacgtctcactgctgtgcttgcaaacaaacgctttgccactaagtattgagtgtgtttggcaagagggatcaaatacttattttcctcattgaaatacaaattaattaaaatatattctttaaaattatattctggatttttgtcttgatattctgtctctccatgttagaatatatctaccattaaaagtgcagaaggatagtgtctttattagtgggcaaacaaagaaaatcagcaagggatcaaatacttcttggactcactgtatttttgctatattatatatatatatatatatatatatatatatatatatatacacaaagctGTACAGTAATTCTATTCAACTCAGTTAGAACTGAATGGATGACGTATTTTGTGAGGTGTTTCATTAAGGTCATATGATTGTGTTTCCATGCAGTATGGTTTTATTTATTGGCACAGCAACTGTTTGCACCTTTAGGGGACTGTTTATAAATCAGCAACAGATAAAAATATCTTCTGTCAatcatgtatatgtgtgtgtgtgtgtgtttatttgtgtgtgtgtgttttacctccTCCTCCAGAAGGTTTCTTTGGATCTACAAGAAAGAtcacaattttacatttaattatcaaTACAAAACAACCGTTCTCTCACGGACACACTCATTCTCAAATCATAAATCAACAAAACTATTCATACCGTTATCAAAAGCATCAGTGATGTCGAAATTACCTGTCAATCAAAACACAAAGTCAGTAAACATTCTGCTACAGTCAGTCTGAACACTCAATAAGATATCAAAACCCACTGGATGTCAAAAAGATAATGAGCACATCAGCCACTGATTTCCTTTTTTCCCTCTCATCAGGTATATGTCAGGAATATGTTATCGTGAGTGTTTTGATTACATTActtgggaaatggctgaaataacaaaacatatacagagctttcagaccttaaataatgcaaagaaaacaagttcatattcgtaaagttttaagagttcagaaatcaatatttggtggaataaccctggtttttaatcacagttttcatgcatcttggcatgttctcctcgaccagtcttacacactgcttttggataactttatgcctttactcctggtgcaaaaattcaagcagttcagcttggtttgatggcttgtgatcacccatcttcctcctaattatattccggaggtttttaattttataaaatcaaagaaaatctttTTTAAGCGTGTCTTATTTTGTTTCCAGAGCAAAATGAATGCAAATTGGCACCCCTAGCTACTGGAGCTTTTATTGTAGAGTCACTTAGAGTAGATTTTGAAAAATGTATAGAGGATTATTAACCATTTCTAGTTGGTACTGAATAatgtataatgcataataaaacatttataatagcTAATTGACTTTTTAGTATAGATAGTGAATCACTTATAGTAGGCATTGAATAATGTATAGAGGACAATAATCCATATATCGTAGGCAGTAAATAATGTATAATGCATAATGAACTTTTAGTGTGAATGCTCATAATGATCAGGATTAGGCTTAAGGAGCCTAATAAAGACTGTCTTACTAGAGTCTCCAGTTTTAGATGGGTCTCCTGCAGGCTTCTTAGGCTTTTCTGGTATGTCtaaaagatgagaaaacaaacTGTAAGACATGGACACGACACGGTGAACTAACTCTAAATCTTGAAGCTAAGAAAAGCCCTCGTATACTAGTATGTGTGCACAGACTCCGCATATCAGAGCTTCAGAAATAAAGACCGTACCTGGACCAAGGGCATCAGATAGATCGAGCTCAATGTTACCTGTGAGAAGCCAAACATAGAGACATGTCAGAAAACAATAACACTAAGGTATGTAATCTGAATATAGAGACACTGTGTTTAAACGCTGTATTTATCGCACTATAAGGACCatttagctaagctaagtaaacaaaactgttattaaaaaaagactttcttttaaagtcaaatgagtgctggatggtaatctacacagatttctctcctaataacggtttatttaggtgagtaaagcactcctgtttattaacagtaagcttggattcacaaatttctccagcacaaaggctggagcattggcagctacactgaggaaccctgagtgcttcggtaagccagggtgacatttgctagcggttcgtcccacgtagctcgttttaacactttaaacaaaCAGACTACACTCCAACATACTCGCCTCTGagcgacaaaagagctagcgcagttagcagctaatgctaatgctactccagcctcggtgctggagaactaaactaaaactcctgtataaagctgtactttagtggcttcagtggctttactgctccttacaacttaactggtagaatttatacataagaggcactggattataaggcacactgacgatttttgggaaaatgaaaggattttaaatgcgaaaaatacagtacacccACTTCATAATTGTAAACAATTTGTCttcagttatctgattattccagtaaacaacacatttttttttcttagatcaGAATCTGATTAAATAAAACTTGATTTtaagctcagtaatcagatttctcagttcATGTAAACTATATTCTGGGATTTCTCAGTCTTGCATAAGTAAAAACAGACCCTGGTGCAGCAAATGAGCGAACAGTGTTTAACACATCAATaatcttaattttaaataatcatcatcatctatATGATGATGTTCATGTTCATATTGCGGATTGTTAATAGAAGACACAGCACGAAGTTTGAGTACTGTCTGAataatgtaaatgtgttgattGGACTACTGACAATGTATAAGCATTTATGTGTattagtgtatgtatgtatgtatgtgtggccTCACCATCTCCTCCAGCTTTAGGAGGTTTTACTgtagaaataaaaacagaacagacACACAACAATAATGGTTACTTGTGTCACaatatagcaggggtgtccaaactttttttgttgggggccagaaggagaaatatatttgaagtaacaggccacagactcaaataatgaaatatacccctttaaataatacattttcctgattactttcatttacacaccattttacttgacttactatctttatctgtaATTAACAGTGTTGTGAAACTAAGAttggcccgtttttatgcgctacaacggcgcaccctctctgcttttagactctttggcccgttttttctgcactacaactgagcactctctccacttttagactctttggcccgtttttctgcgctacaactgcgcactctctccgcttttagattctttgacccgttttctgcgctacaactgcgcactctctccgcttttagactctttggcccgtttctgacaccttgcgctgaatctcacattataaaaacttgcttaacagcgggccaactttcattctatttttaaaatatctcgagggccgctccaaaaaagaaaacgggccgcaaatggcccacgggccgtagtttggacactcctgcaaTATAGCAACTGATATAAAAAGCATGAAATACCTATGCAAGCAGGAATAACCATAAACCTAGTGGTAAACGTTTACAGCTTAGGAAAAATACATAACTTGTTCATTTTTTAAGGTAAACTAAACATAAAATATGGAATTGTAttatattaacaatatttatGTATACAACAATTCTAGTGTATAACAAACTATAGTTCAAGAGCTTAAAATTAGTATGCTGCAATTTAAGTGTGAATCTCCAGATATCAAATCAGAACCTCTCTAAACACACTGCGAATAAGCCCACCCTTTGTTAGTCTGATTATGACATCACTGCCATAATTAACATCAGATTCAA
Protein-coding sequences here:
- the cd99 gene encoding CD99 molecule isoform X2, with translation MTSYLWILVLAALSVSRAQDDLSLFDALDDDEPTPPPVKPPKAGGDGNIELDLSDALGPDIPEKPKKPAGDPSKTGDSSNFDITDAFDNDPKKPSGGGGGGFDDSDLGDVAGNGDYKPDPGQGGRGGARAGDSNYDNSGGGEQGAQGGQMAGIISAVGVAILGAASSYFAYQKKKLCFKIQGGADPESGTNQAGTHSEPQVLSNLLKSSS
- the cd99 gene encoding CD99 molecule isoform X1 → MTSYLWILVLAALSVSRAQDDLSLFDALDDDEPTPPPVKPPKAGGDGNIELDLSDALGPDIPEKPKKPAGDPSKTGDSSNFDITDAFDNDPKKPSGGGGGGFDDSDLGDVAGNGDYKPDPGQGGRGGARAGDSNYDNSGGGEQGAAQGGQMAGIISAVGVAILGAASSYFAYQKKKLCFKIQGGADPESGTNQAGTHSEPQVLSNLLKSSS
- the cd99 gene encoding CD99 molecule isoform X3, whose product is MTSYLWILVLAALSVSRAQDDLSLFDALDDDEPTPPPVKPPKAGGDGELDLSDALGPDIPEKPKKPAGDPSKTGDSSNFDITDAFDNDPKKPSGGGGGGFDDSDLGDVAGNGDYKPDPGQGGRGGARAGDSNYDNSGGGEQGAAQGGQMAGIISAVGVAILGAASSYFAYQKKKLCFKIQGGADPESGTNQAGTHSEPQVLSNLLKSSS
- the cd99 gene encoding CD99 molecule isoform X4; its protein translation is MTSYLWILVLAALSVSRAQDDLSLFDALDDDEPTPPPVKPPKAGGDGNIELDLSDALGPDIPEKPKKPAGDPSKTGDSSNFDITDAFDNDPKKPSGGGGGGFDDSDLGDVAGNGDYKPDPGQGGRGGARAGDSNYDNSGGGEQGDMSQQWLKLLDFLGDNIPEGLLAWIANSKHVVIALLERVLELLDLAEGEKRS